The following is a genomic window from Streptomyces sp. NBC_01381.
TCGCTGGGCGTGTACCAGTACGTCACGGGCACGGGCGCCTCCTACATGGGCTCGGACATCCGGGCCGTGGGCACCTTCGGCCCCTCCGACGTCATGGGGATGGCGACCATCGTGTCGTACGGCGTGGTGTGCGCCCTCGCCCTCGCGCTCGGCCCGGCGGCCTTGAAGCAGCGGCGGGCGGCGGCGATCTGCGCGCTGCTCCTGATCGTCCCCCTCGCGCTGTCCTTCAGCCGCGGCGCGTGGATCGCCACGGCCGTGGCGTGCGGCGCGCAGCTGGCGTTCGCGGGAGTGCGGCGGGCGCTGCGGGTGCTCGCGGCCACCGCCGCCGCCGCGGTCGTACTCGTCGGCGGGTTCGGGATCGGCACCGCGATGCTGCAGGAGCGGATGACCAGCATCACGCAGGTGACCGACGCCCCCGACCAGTCGGTCACCGACCGGTACACCATGTGGGCGGCGGCCGTGGACATGTGGCGCGACAAGCCGCTGACGGGCGTCGGGCTCAAGGCGTTCCCCGACCACCGCGACAGCCACGCGTCGCTGGCCCTCTCCTCGGGCAGCGACACCGGCGGCGCGGGCGCGGAGTTCCGCCGCCAGCCGCTGCTCTCCCCGCACAACATGTATCTCCTCGTCCTCAGCGAGCAGGGGCTGCTCGGCCTGTGCACCCTCGCCGGCAGCTGGCTGGCCTGCCTCGTGCTCGGGCTGCGGCGTCTGGTGCAGGTGCGCGGCGGACCGGCCGGCCTCGACTGCGGCCTGGTCGCGTGCGGGCTGCTCATGTGGCTGCTTGTGGACTTCGCGTACGCCGACATCGGCGGCCCTTCGACGGTCCTGACGGCGGTCGTCCTCGGGCTCGTCGCCTGGTGGGCGCTGTCCCGGCGGGCGTTGGCCGGTGAGGTCCCGCGATGACGTCGACCACCCGCTCCGTCGATGCCGCCCCGTCCGGCAAGGTGCCCGCCCCTGCCACCGAGGCGGCGCCTCCCAAGGGCTCCGACCCCTCCAACGGTTTTCTCGCCAAGGCGGCTCTCGTCACCGCCGTGCTCACCGTGGCCGGGGCGGTGCTCGGGCTCGGGCGCGACCAGGCGCTTGCGCACTTCTTCGGGGCGGGCTCGGAGACCGACGCCTTCCTGGTCGCGTGGACCGTGCCCGAGGTGGCCACCACGCTGCTCATCGAGGACGGCCTCGCGTTCGCCCTCGTACCGGCCTTCAGCATGGCCCTGGCCCGCCGCCGCAGCGCGCGGGAGGACCCGGTACGGGCGCTCGTGGCCGCCACGCTGCCCCGCCTCTCGCTGGCGTTCGCGGGCGTCGGTCTCGTCCTGATGGCGAAGGCGCCGCACCTGGTGGCGCTGCTCGCGCCGGGCCTGCCCGACCCGCGGCTCGCCGTGGACTGCACCCGCCTCACCGCCACCTGCGTCCTGAGCTTCGGCCTCGCCGGCTACTGCAGCGCGGTGCTGCGGGCGCACCGCAGGTTCGTGGCGCCCGCCGCCATCTACGTCGCCTACAACGTCGGCATCATCGGCACCGTGCTCCTCCTCGACGGGCGCGGCGGCGTCCGGTCCGCGGCCCTTGGCGTGGCGATCGGCGGCGTACTGATGGTGGCCGTGCAGGCGCCGTCGCTCTGGTGGCAGCTGCGGCGGCGCGCGGCGCAAGCGCCGAGCGGCACCGCTACGGACGAGGCGTCGGCGGCGCGGCTGATGAGCGGCGCCCTCATCGCCACCGTGCTGCTGTTCGCGCTGTGCCGGCAGTCGCAGGTCCTCATCGAGCGCTTCTTCGCGTCGTCGCTGCCCGCCGGGGCGATCTCGCACCTCAACTACGCGCAAAAAGTCGCCCAGGTGCCGATGATCCTCTCCCTGATGCTGTGCACGGTCACGCTCCCGGTCGTCGCGCAGGCCCTGGCCGAGGGCGACGTCAAGCGGGCCAGGTCCCGTGTCGAGCGGGACCTGGGCCTCGCCTCGTGCGTCGTGCTGCTCGGCACCGCCGTGGTGATCGCGTGCGCGCCGCAGATCATCCAACTCCTCTTCCAGCGGGGTGCGTTCACCCCTGCCGACACCGCGGCCACGACGGCCGTCATGCGCGTGTACGCCCTGGGGCTCATCGGCCACACGCTGGTGGGGGCGCTGGTCCGCTCGTACTTCTCCGGGCATCGGGTCACGTGGTACCCGCTGGGCGCGATGGCGGTGGGGGTGGCCGCGACGGCCGCCATCGGCAGCCGGGCCGTGGACCTGTGGGGTGTACGCGGCATCGCGCTCGCCAACGCGGCCGGCATCAGCATCACGGCGGTCGTGCTGCTGTGCGGGATGGGGCCGCGCAGTGTGCCGATCCGGGTCCGCCGGGTCCTTGCCGAACTGGCCAAGCCGGCGGCCGCGGCGGTGTGCGCCACCGGATTCGGCGCGGCCGTGGCGCTGCGCGTCGCGTCCCCGCCGGTCGGTGTCGCGGCCGGGAGCCTGACCGTCGCCGGTGTCTTCGCGCTGGTGCTCTGGGTGCTGCGGGCCAGGGCCTTCAAACCCGTCGCCCGTTCCATCCGTTCGGTCATCCGCTCCGTCATCCGTTCCGTCACACGAAAGCGCTCGCATGTCCGCTGACACAGCATTGGCTGAGACGCCCCGGGCATCCCGCCCGCGCCGCGTGCGGCTGCTGCCCGAGGCGCCGATGTGGGTGGCCATGTACCACTCCGTGGACGACTGCGCCGACGACCCGTACGAGATCACCGTCCCCGCCGAGCGCCTGGCGGCCCAGCTGCGCTGGCTGCGGCGGCAGGGTCTGCGGGGTGTGAGCATGACGCGGCTCCTCGACGCGCGCGCCCGCGGCGAGGGAAGGGGCCTGGTCGGCCTCACCTTCGACGACGGGTACACCGACTTCGTCGACCACGCGCTGCCGCTGCTTCACCAGTACGGCTTCGACGCCACCGTCTTCGTCCTGCCGGGCAGGCTGGCCGGCGAGAACGCCTGGGATCCGCTCGGCCCGCGCAAGTCGCTGCTCGACGCCGACGGCATCCGGCGCGCGGCCGCCGAGGGGATGGAGGTCGCCTCGCACGGCCTGACCCACGTCGACCTCACGCTGGCCGACGACCGGGTGCTGCGGCAGGAGACCAGCGGCAGCCGGGAGGCCCTCGCCGAGCTCGTGGGCTGCGAGGTGGAGGGCTTCTGCTATCCGTACGGAACGGTCGACGCGCGGGTCGTCGACGCCGTGCGCGATGCGGGCTACCGCTACGCGTGCGCGATCTCTCCCGGCCCGCTGACCGGGATCCACGCCCTGCCGCGTGTCCACATCGGCCGGCGGGACACCGCGCTGCGGCTGCACCTGAAGCTGCGCCTCAACCGGTTCCGCCGCCGCGCGGCCGGTGAACCGGTGGTGACCCCGTGAAGGCCCTGCACATCATCACCGGCCTCGGCGTCGGCGGCGCCGAGCAGCAACTGCGGCTGCTGCTAAGGCACTTGCCCGCCTCCTGTGATGTCGTGACCCTCACCAACCCCGGCCCGGTCGCCGACGGTCTGACGGCCGACGGGGTGCGCGTCATCCACCTGGGCATGGCCGGCAACCGTGACGTGGGCGCGCTGCCCCGCCTCGTGCAGCTGATCCGGGGCGGCGGCTACGACCTGGTGCACACCCACCTCTACCGCGCCTGCCTGTACGGGCGGATCGCCGCGCGCATCGCGGGGACCCGGGCGGTCGTGGCCACCGAGCACTCCCTGGGCGACTCCCAGATGGAGGGCCGCCCCCTGACCGCCGGTGTCCGCGCCCTGTACCTGACCGGTGAGCGCCTCGGGCGGGCCACCGTGGCGGTCTCACCGTCCGTCGCCGAGCGGCTCAGCCGGTGGGGCGTGCCCCGGCAGCGCATTCACGTCGTACCGAACGGCATCGACGTCGAGCCGTTCCGCTTCGATCCACGGGCCCGGATCGCGGCCCGCCGCCAACTGGGCCTTCCCGACGAGGCGTTCGTCGTCGGCGGGGTGGGGCGGCTCGCGGCGGGCAAGCGCTTCGACGTCCTGCTGCACGCCCTGGCCGCGCTGCCCGGTGACGTACGCCTTCTGCTCGTCGGCGGCGGCCCTGACGAGGCGAGGCTGCGCGCGACCGCGCGTGAACTGGGCGTCGCGGAAAGGGTGTTGTTCGCCGGGGAGCGCCCGTACCTGGCCGCGGACACGGCCGCGGAGGGCGGCGACCTGCCCGCGCTCCTCGCCGCGATGGACGTCCTCGCGTCGCCCTCGCCCGAGGAGGCCTTCGGCCTGGCCGTGGTCGAGGGTCTCGCCGCCGGTCTGCCGGTGCTCTACGTCAGGTGCCCGGCCGTCGAGGATCTGCCGCCAGGCGCGTCCGGCGGGGCGCTGCGTGTCCAGGGGGACCCGGAGTCGTTCGCCCGGGCGCTGCTGCGGGCCCGGGACGCGGGGCCGCGGCCTCGGCTGCTGCTGGACGCCGCGCACCACTACAGCATCACGCGCAGCGCCGATCAGCTGATGCGTGTGTACGAGACAGCTGCCGCAGAACCGACCCCGAGACGCCCGACGCCGAGATGCCCGACCCGAGACGCTCGACCCCGAGAGTGAGTTCCCGATGACCGAAACCCTCAAGAGAAGGCACCGCCCGGCAGGACCGCCCGCCACGGTGCTCGGCCGCGTCAAGCGCCTTCCCGCGTGGTGGCTGCTGCCGGCGGGCGCGCTGGCCGGCGCCATCGCCGGTGGCGCGTACGGCGTGGTGAAGACACCGACGTACACGGCCACGAGTTACGTGCTCGCCGTGCCGCAGGAGAAGTCCGACCCCACCGCGGCGCTCGGCTTCGCCCAGGCGTACGGCCGCGTCGCCACCCAGCTCGCGGTGCTCGGCGACGCCCAGGTCGAGTCGGGGGTGTCGCCGCAGACGCTGCGCGACAGCGTGCAGGCGGCCACCTCGCCCGACGCGCCGATGATCTCCATCTCGGCGACCGCCGCCAAGCCCGGCAAGGCGCGCGACATCGCCAACGCCGTGTCCCGGTCCCTGACCAACAACGCCAACCACACCAAGGACAGCACGCAGGTACGGCTGCTCCAGCTCTCCCGGGCGATCAAGCCGGAGGCGCCCGCGTCGGCGGCACCGCCCATGACGGCCCTGGTGGGCGCGAGCGCGGGCGGCCTGCTCGGCGGCCTCGCCCTGCTCGTACGGCCCCGGCGCACCGAGGAGCCGGTGGCGGCCCCCGTGCCGGGACCCGCGCAGGCCGCCGATCTCGGCCGGGAGACGTGATGGCCCCGCACGGCCCCGCCCTGACCGCCGAAGTCTGCACGGACCAGGGGGAGTTCGGGGGGCTCGCGGCGGCGTGGGCGCGGCTGCACCGCCGCTGCCGGACGGCGACGCCCTTCCAGAGCCATGCGTGGCTGCACTCGTGGTGGCTCTCCTACGGCAGGCGCGGCCGGCTCCGGGTGGTGCTCGTGCGCAGGGACGGCGAGCTCGTCGCCGCCGCGCCGCTGATGCGGACGTATCTGCCGCTCCCGGCGCTTGTGCCGCTGGGCGGCGCCATCTCCGACTTCACCGATGTGCTGCTCGACGACGCATGCGCCGATGAGGCCTTGGAGGCGCTCGCCGACGGCCTGTCGAGGCTGGCACGCGGCGCGCTGATCGACTTCCGCGAGGTCAGGTCGGGTGCCGCCGTGGAGCGGATCTACGAACGGTGGCGCGGGCCCCGGCTGCGCCTGACGGACTCGCTCTGCCTCGAACTGCCCGCGGCCTCCATGGGCGAACTGCTCGGCCGGCTGCCCGCGCGGCGGGCCCAGCGGGTGCGCGCCAACATCCGCAAGATCGACGCACTGGGCGTCGAGCGGCGGATCGTACGCCACGACGAGGTGGACGCCTCGGTGCGGACCCTCCTTCATCTGCACCAACTCCAGTGGCAGGGACGGAAGGTGACGTCCGAACACCTCCAGCCACGGTTCTCCGAGCACCTGATCAGGTCGGTGGGGCTCATGGTCAGGGCGGGCGACGCGGTCGTCACCGAGTTCCGGCTCGACGACGCCGTGGTCGCGGCCGACCTGACGCTGCTCTCGCCCGGCCTGGTCGGCGGCTACCTCTACGGCGCGCATCCGCGGCTGCGGGAGCGGAAGGTCGACGTGGCGACCATGCTCCTGAACGCCAACACGGAGCACGCGGAGGGCGACCGGGCCCGCGTGCTCAGCCTCCTTCGCGGCAACGAGCCGTACAAACACCACTGGCGCCCCGAGGCGGTCACCAACCACCGCTTCCTGCTGGCCAGCCGCCGCACCGCCCCTGTGCTGCGGGCGGCCGCCTGCGACGCGGCCGCCCGCAGCCGCTGCAAGGAGTACCTGCGACGGCGGGAGGAGCGCGGCGGCGGTTCCTGAGCCGGACCGCCACCGCTCGACGCCTGATCAGCGGCGGCTCCACCAGTCGAGGCGCATGCACAGCTTGCCGCCGAGCCAGTACTCGACCCAGTCGCCCATCTCCAGCGGGGAACAGTTGGGCGGATGCGTCGGCGCGACCGGCTGCGTCGGCTGCGGGGCCGGCTCGGTGTCCTTGCGGCCGAAGAGCAGGGACCGGTAGGCCTTGGACGCCTTGGGGTTGTCCTCGCACTGCCACACGCCGTGCGGGCAGTAGTCGGTGACGGTGTTGTAGAGCGGTTTGTGCTTGTCCATCCAGACGAGCATTTTCCGCATGTATTCCTCGTTGTCGCCGTTGCGGAAAAGACCCCACTCGGGATACGAGATCGGCTTGTTGCGGGCGGCAGCGAATTCCACGTGCTCCTGCAGCCCGTACGGCTCACTCACCTGCTCGGCGAAGGACTGGCCCGCCGGCTGGTCGTAGGAGTCCATGCCGATGATGTCCACGACGTCGTCGCCGGGATAGCACTGCGTCCACGGAATGGCGTCGCGGCCCCGGCTCGGTGTGAAGTCGAACTTGAACTTCTGGCCCGGCACCGAACGCATCGTGGTGATGATGCTTTTCCAGTACTTCTTCCAGGACTCCGGGTCGGGACCGCATCGGTGGGTGTACGTGGTGCCGTTCATCTCCCAGCCGAGCACGATGACCGTGTCGGGCACCTTCAGCTTCACGAGGCGTTCGGCCAGGGTGCGGAAATGCTCGTCGAAATCGCCCGCGGCACCCTTGCGGAGCTGCGAGCGGACTTCCCGGTCACCGACGTCTCCCTCGTTGCGCTCCAGCATGGGGACATTGAGCACGAAGAGCCGGTCGTCCTTCTCTCGCCGCCACTGCGCCCAGTTCTCCAAGAAGTTCGGAGCACCCTCGATATTGCTCCACACGTCACCCGGCAGATAGGTGTGGCCGACGCGCAGCTCCGCGCCGCCCAGCCAGGTGCTGAGCTCCGCCATCCGCTCTACGCCCTCGGGGCCGTAGTCGAGATAGGCGCCGAACGCCGGGCTCCGCTCCGCCGGGTCGGGCGCGGTGGGGCTCGGCGGGACGGGTGGCGTGGGGGCGGCGGGAGTCGAGGTGGGCAGTACGGGCGGGGACGGCGACGCGGGCAGTGCGGGCGGGGACGGTGCGGGCGTCGTCGTCGGCAGTGCGGGGCGGAAGACCGGCGGATCGGGCTCCTGCCCGGCTCCCCACGCGTATCCCGGGCCGATCGCGAGCGCCGCCGACACGACGATTCCGGTGGCGATGAATACCGGCCGTTTTCTACTGGGCCTGTGTCTGTGCGGGGTCATGGCTGCTCCTCATGATGCTCCTCCATCCACTGACACTCAGTCATATGTATTTCTATTGCGCCAATCGAGCCGTTAACCCTTCGGGCGTGCCCATCGCCCGCATGGGGGATCGAATTGAGAGGATTTGACGGTGCTGACTCTCGACACCCGGGTCCCCGCGGTTCTGCTGCGGATCGACCGGAACCCCTTTCACCACGGCACGCTCGGTGCTGTTCGGTCACTGGGCCGTGCGGGAGTGGAGGTGCACGTGGCCGCCGCCGATTCCGGGTGGAGCCCCGTCAGCAGATCCCGCTATCTGCATCAGACCCACCCTGCGCCGCCGCCGGGCGCGTCGCTCGGGGAGATCTCCGCGGAATTGCGCCGCATTTCCCGGCGCGTTGCGCGCCCCGCCGTTCTCATTCCGATGGACGACGCGGGCGCCCTCGCCATCGGGCATCTGCAGAAGGAACTCGCCGATTTCTATCTCTTGCCCGACCAGGCGAGCGGACTCGCGGAGCGGGTCGCCGACAAGGCGACGCTGGCCGAGATGTGCGAGACCGTCGGCATTCCGCACCCGGTGACGCTCCTGCCCGAATCCACCGCTCAAACAGCCGTCGCCGTACGCCAGCTGGGGCTCCCCGTGGTGGCCAAGTGGAGCCGGCCGTGGCTCGTCCCCGGCGGGGCGGGGCTGCGCAGCACCGTCCTGGTGCGATCGGCGGGGGAGGCGCAGGAGCTGTACCGGCGCAGCGGGGAGGCGGGCAGCCGGCTGCTGCTCCAGGCCTTCCTGCCGGACGGGCCAGGACGCGACTGGTTCGCGCACGGATACGTCGACCGGACGGGCGTCGTGCGCGGCGGCGGCTCGGGCCGCAAGCATCGCTCCTGGCCGCGGAGCGCGGGCCTGACGGCCGTGGGGCGGTGGGCGCCGGACCCGGACCTCAAGGCACGCACGGAGCGGCTGATCCGCACGCTGGGCTACCGGGGCATCTTCGACCTCGACTTCCGGGTGGACTCCGCGACGGGCGAGCACTGCCTGCTCGACTTCAACCCACGGCCCGGCGCCCAGTTCCGGCTCTTCGCCGACGGCGCCGACCTGGACGTCGTACGCGCCCTGCACCTGGACATGACGCACCGTCCGCTGCCGTCCGCCGCCGTCCTTTCGGGGCGCGCGTTCGTGGTGGAGAACTACGCGCCGCTGACCGCGCTGCGGGCCCTGCTGCCGGTGGGCCCCGCGGCCACCGCGACGCACCGCCGCGAGCTGGCCTGGCTCGCCCGCGACGACCTGGCGCCCGCGCTCGCCATGGGGGTGCTGTGGTGCCGCCATGTCACGCGGCGCGTGCTCGGCCGGCTGCGGCGGGCGGTACGCCCCGAGGCCCCGCCCAGGGAGCTGGAAGGCACCTGTGCCGAGGACGCCCGGATCGACGACGCCCGTATCGACGACGAGAGAGCGAGCAGTCGCTGACGTACGACCTGTTGGCTGTCGTGGCAGGCCCTACGGCCTGTCCATCGCCTCGCACAGCAGCCACCACAGCGACCTGGAGCGCTTCCGCGACAAGGACGTCACGGTGATCGGCGGTGGCCAGGCGGCCCTGCCGGTGGCGGTGTCGTCGAGCGGTGCCGTCGTCCTCGTGTGCGGGGAGAACCCGTACAGGTGATGCGGTCGGCGAACGGGTGAATCGGTTCTTCGGTGGCGGTGGTCAGGTGGTGGGCTGTGCCTTCGTGGGACGGGCCAGGTTGTCCCCCGCCAGCCGTCGGCGCTTCCGCCGTGGGTGGGCAATACCCCTGACCGGGCCGGCCCTTCCCCCCTCCCCTGCTGGCAGGGAAGAGACCTCAGGGCGTCTCTTCCCTGCCAGTCGGCATGCCCGGCCGCACTAGCGGCGGGATGCCACGCCTCCCCGGCGGTACAGGATTCCGCCGCCGATCAGGAGCGCCGCGCTCCCCGCGGCAGCAGCTGCCAGCAGGTCCTCGTCGCTGCCGGTCGCCGCGAGCACGCCACGCACCTGCGGACCCGGCGCACCGGCGGGCGACAGCTCCGTGACGGCCGGGGACGACGACGTGTGCCGCATCGCCCGGTCCTGGCCGTCCGTCTGTTGCGGACCCGGCGCACCGGCGGGCGACAGCTCCGTGACGGCCGGGGACGACGACGTGTGCCGCATCGCCCGGTCCTGGCCGTGCGTCTGTTTGGGCACGCGCGCGGTCGGCGACAGGTGCTGCGTCTTCTGCTCCTTCTGCTCCGGGATGGCCTTCGGAGAGGGTGCGAGCGCCGCGTTGGCGCCGCTGTTGAGGGCCTTCACAATGTTGCCGGCCGCCAGGACGCCGGGCGACTTCTTGGCCTCGCCACGGGCGGCTGTGGCCTTGGTGCGGGCCGTCGGCTCGGTCTTGTCGGGCCGCTCGCGCGGCGCCGTCGAATCCCCGGAGTTCGCACAGGAGTTGGCAGCGGCCGCGTTGGCGACGCCGACCGCGTCCACGCTGTTGCCACACGCGTTCACCGGTACGTCCGCGGGAGCCTGCACGCTGTTGCCCGACAAGATCCCGGGCGAATCCGACGCCGTGCCGACCGCGTCCGCGTCCGCGGCGAACGCGGACGCACCGGACAGGGAGAGGATGCTGGTCGCGGCCGCGGCCGTGAGCATTCCCTTACTAATGGCCTGTCGCACTCTAGTTGTCTTCCTCTGAGCAGTGGAAAGCTGGCCTTGGAGCCGAGGTGACGGTCCAAGGCCGGCCATGAACAGCCTGTGGTGGCTGCGCTACATCACTTGTTGACGCAGGTGTTGCCGAGCGCCGGGTTCGCCAGGCCGATCACGTCGACGGTGTTGCCGCACACGTTGACCGGGACGTGGGCCGGAACCTGGACGACGTTGCCGGAGAGGACACCCGGGGAGTGGGCGGCGACGCCCTCGGCGCCGGCGTCGGCGAACGCCGGAGCCGCCATGCCCATCGCCATCACGACACCGGCGACGATCGTCGCGCTCTTCTTGTGCTTCACGGATCTTCCCTTCTCCGCGGTCATGCCCATATGGCAGTCGAAACCGAGCGGGCACATCATTTACGGCCCGCGCCATGACCGGCAGTCTGCAAACGAGTTAAACGTGTGAAAGAAACCGTCGGATTTTCTCTGCCCGAGAAATTCACCCGAACTACCGCAAGGGGGAAAGGGGTCGGTGGAAACGCGGCAGCCCGAGCGGTCCCCCTCGGCATCGCCGACGGGCCGCCGGTTCACCGGCGGCCCGCTGTTCTGTCCGTGTATCGGCCCCGTGGTTTCCTTCCGCGTCAGCCCCGTGGCCAGTG
Proteins encoded in this region:
- a CDS encoding polysaccharide deacetylase family protein, translated to MWVAMYHSVDDCADDPYEITVPAERLAAQLRWLRRQGLRGVSMTRLLDARARGEGRGLVGLTFDDGYTDFVDHALPLLHQYGFDATVFVLPGRLAGENAWDPLGPRKSLLDADGIRRAAAEGMEVASHGLTHVDLTLADDRVLRQETSGSREALAELVGCEVEGFCYPYGTVDARVVDAVRDAGYRYACAISPGPLTGIHALPRVHIGRRDTALRLHLKLRLNRFRRRAAGEPVVTP
- a CDS encoding chaplin, whose translation is MTAEKGRSVKHKKSATIVAGVVMAMGMAAPAFADAGAEGVAAHSPGVLSGNVVQVPAHVPVNVCGNTVDVIGLANPALGNTCVNK
- the murJ gene encoding murein biosynthesis integral membrane protein MurJ; amino-acid sequence: MTSTTRSVDAAPSGKVPAPATEAAPPKGSDPSNGFLAKAALVTAVLTVAGAVLGLGRDQALAHFFGAGSETDAFLVAWTVPEVATTLLIEDGLAFALVPAFSMALARRRSAREDPVRALVAATLPRLSLAFAGVGLVLMAKAPHLVALLAPGLPDPRLAVDCTRLTATCVLSFGLAGYCSAVLRAHRRFVAPAAIYVAYNVGIIGTVLLLDGRGGVRSAALGVAIGGVLMVAVQAPSLWWQLRRRAAQAPSGTATDEASAARLMSGALIATVLLFALCRQSQVLIERFFASSLPAGAISHLNYAQKVAQVPMILSLMLCTVTLPVVAQALAEGDVKRARSRVERDLGLASCVVLLGTAVVIACAPQIIQLLFQRGAFTPADTAATTAVMRVYALGLIGHTLVGALVRSYFSGHRVTWYPLGAMAVGVAATAAIGSRAVDLWGVRGIALANAAGISITAVVLLCGMGPRSVPIRVRRVLAELAKPAAAAVCATGFGAAVALRVASPPVGVAAGSLTVAGVFALVLWVLRARAFKPVARSIRSVIRSVIRSVTRKRSHVR
- a CDS encoding GNAT family N-acetyltransferase produces the protein MAPHGPALTAEVCTDQGEFGGLAAAWARLHRRCRTATPFQSHAWLHSWWLSYGRRGRLRVVLVRRDGELVAAAPLMRTYLPLPALVPLGGAISDFTDVLLDDACADEALEALADGLSRLARGALIDFREVRSGAAVERIYERWRGPRLRLTDSLCLELPAASMGELLGRLPARRAQRVRANIRKIDALGVERRIVRHDEVDASVRTLLHLHQLQWQGRKVTSEHLQPRFSEHLIRSVGLMVRAGDAVVTEFRLDDAVVAADLTLLSPGLVGGYLYGAHPRLRERKVDVATMLLNANTEHAEGDRARVLSLLRGNEPYKHHWRPEAVTNHRFLLASRRTAPVLRAAACDAAARSRCKEYLRRREERGGGS
- a CDS encoding glycoside hydrolase family 26 protein, translated to MTPHRHRPSRKRPVFIATGIVVSAALAIGPGYAWGAGQEPDPPVFRPALPTTTPAPSPPALPASPSPPVLPTSTPAAPTPPVPPSPTAPDPAERSPAFGAYLDYGPEGVERMAELSTWLGGAELRVGHTYLPGDVWSNIEGAPNFLENWAQWRREKDDRLFVLNVPMLERNEGDVGDREVRSQLRKGAAGDFDEHFRTLAERLVKLKVPDTVIVLGWEMNGTTYTHRCGPDPESWKKYWKSIITTMRSVPGQKFKFDFTPSRGRDAIPWTQCYPGDDVVDIIGMDSYDQPAGQSFAEQVSEPYGLQEHVEFAAARNKPISYPEWGLFRNGDNEEYMRKMLVWMDKHKPLYNTVTDYCPHGVWQCEDNPKASKAYRSLLFGRKDTEPAPQPTQPVAPTHPPNCSPLEMGDWVEYWLGGKLCMRLDWWSRR
- a CDS encoding chaplin, with protein sequence MLTAAAATSILSLSGASAFAADADAVGTASDSPGILSGNSVQAPADVPVNACGNSVDAVGVANAAAANSCANSGDSTAPRERPDKTEPTARTKATAARGEAKKSPGVLAAGNIVKALNSGANAALAPSPKAIPEQKEQKTQHLSPTARVPKQTHGQDRAMRHTSSSPAVTELSPAGAPGPQQTDGQDRAMRHTSSSPAVTELSPAGAPGPQVRGVLAATGSDEDLLAAAAAGSAALLIGGGILYRRGGVASRR
- a CDS encoding glycosyltransferase; translation: MKALHIITGLGVGGAEQQLRLLLRHLPASCDVVTLTNPGPVADGLTADGVRVIHLGMAGNRDVGALPRLVQLIRGGGYDLVHTHLYRACLYGRIAARIAGTRAVVATEHSLGDSQMEGRPLTAGVRALYLTGERLGRATVAVSPSVAERLSRWGVPRQRIHVVPNGIDVEPFRFDPRARIAARRQLGLPDEAFVVGGVGRLAAGKRFDVLLHALAALPGDVRLLLVGGGPDEARLRATARELGVAERVLFAGERPYLAADTAAEGGDLPALLAAMDVLASPSPEEAFGLAVVEGLAAGLPVLYVRCPAVEDLPPGASGGALRVQGDPESFARALLRARDAGPRPRLLLDAAHHYSITRSADQLMRVYETAAAEPTPRRPTPRCPTRDARPRE
- a CDS encoding O-antigen ligase, with translation MLLVGLLALPVPSSGAESGGGTIADAASGLVVLWCVAHAVRTARRPLTRTAAVVLGLPVLGVAVAAVGASAASAGATGLVRYLQIFVLVPAAVLVLVRDRRDFRLVAWSLIGLALWQGSLGVYQYVTGTGASYMGSDIRAVGTFGPSDVMGMATIVSYGVVCALALALGPAALKQRRAAAICALLLIVPLALSFSRGAWIATAVACGAQLAFAGVRRALRVLAATAAAAVVLVGGFGIGTAMLQERMTSITQVTDAPDQSVTDRYTMWAAAVDMWRDKPLTGVGLKAFPDHRDSHASLALSSGSDTGGAGAEFRRQPLLSPHNMYLLVLSEQGLLGLCTLAGSWLACLVLGLRRLVQVRGGPAGLDCGLVACGLLMWLLVDFAYADIGGPSTVLTAVVLGLVAWWALSRRALAGEVPR
- a CDS encoding lipopolysaccharide biosynthesis protein; this encodes MTETLKRRHRPAGPPATVLGRVKRLPAWWLLPAGALAGAIAGGAYGVVKTPTYTATSYVLAVPQEKSDPTAALGFAQAYGRVATQLAVLGDAQVESGVSPQTLRDSVQAATSPDAPMISISATAAKPGKARDIANAVSRSLTNNANHTKDSTQVRLLQLSRAIKPEAPASAAPPMTALVGASAGGLLGGLALLVRPRRTEEPVAAPVPGPAQAADLGRET
- a CDS encoding ATP-grasp domain-containing protein, coding for MLTLDTRVPAVLLRIDRNPFHHGTLGAVRSLGRAGVEVHVAAADSGWSPVSRSRYLHQTHPAPPPGASLGEISAELRRISRRVARPAVLIPMDDAGALAIGHLQKELADFYLLPDQASGLAERVADKATLAEMCETVGIPHPVTLLPESTAQTAVAVRQLGLPVVAKWSRPWLVPGGAGLRSTVLVRSAGEAQELYRRSGEAGSRLLLQAFLPDGPGRDWFAHGYVDRTGVVRGGGSGRKHRSWPRSAGLTAVGRWAPDPDLKARTERLIRTLGYRGIFDLDFRVDSATGEHCLLDFNPRPGAQFRLFADGADLDVVRALHLDMTHRPLPSAAVLSGRAFVVENYAPLTALRALLPVGPAATATHRRELAWLARDDLAPALAMGVLWCRHVTRRVLGRLRRAVRPEAPPRELEGTCAEDARIDDARIDDERASSR